In Mycobacterium sp. Aquia_213, the sequence GGGCCTGGGCATGGCCGCCGGCGCCAGAAAACCGGGCGCGAAGAAAGCCGCCCCGGCCGCCGCGGCACCGGCAGCGGAAGCACCCGCGGCCGAGGAAAAGACCGAGGCCGCAGAGGCCAAGGCTCCGGCTGCGCCCGTCAAGGGCCTGGGCATGGCCGCGGGCGCCAGAAAACCTGGCGCCAAGAAAGCAGCGGCCCCGGCCGCCGCGGCACCGGCAGCAGAAGCCAAGCCGGAGAGCACAGAGCCCGCCGAGCCCGAGGCACAGGCCGAGGCCGCCGAACCCAAGGCACCGGCCGCACCCGTCAAAGGCCTGGGCATCGCCGCGGGCGCCAAGCGCCCCGGTGCTAAGAAAGCGGCGGCCCCGCCGGCCGAGGCGAAAACCGACGCCCCCGCGCCTGCAGAGCAAAAGGCTGAGGCCAAACCCGAGCCGAAGCCGGCGCCGGCGGAGGAAACCAACGGCGACGCGGCAGCTCCGGCAGCCCCTGTTAAGGGGCTGGGCATCGCACGCGGTGCCCGTCCACCGGGCAAGCGCTGATCACAGATTGGCCTCTATCAGCAAAAATCGGTGGACAGCGATGGCACCATGGGTGACGTGACCACTCACCAGGTGCCCGTGCACAGCCCCGGCCACCACCGGCAGCGGACCTTCGCGCAGTCGTCCAAGCTTCAGGACGTTCTGTACGAAATCCGCGGCCCGGTGCACCAGCATGCTGCGCGGCTGGAGGCTGAGGGGCACCGGATTCTCAAGCTCAACATCGGCAACCCGGCGCCTTTCGGCTTCGACGCACCCGACGTGATCATGCGCGACATGATCCAGGCGCTGCCCTACGCGCAGGGCTACTCGGACTCGCAGGGCATCCTGCCGGCCCGGCGCGCGGTGGTCACCCGCTACGAACTGGTCGACGGCTTCCCGCGCTTCGACGTCGACGACGTCTTCCTCGGCAACGGGGTATCCGAGCTGATCACGATGACGCTGCAGGCCCTGCTCGACAACGGCGATCAGGTGCTGATTCCCTCCCCCGACTACCCGTTGTGGACGGCCTCGACGTCCCTGGCGGGCGGGACGCCGGTGCACTACCTGTGCGACGAGACTCAGGGCTGGCAGCCCGACATCGCCGACATGGAGTCGAAGATCACCGAGCGCACCAAGGCGGTGGTCGTGATCAACCCGAACAACCCCACCGGCGCCGTATACAGCCGCGCAGTCCTGAGCCAGATCGTCGACCTGGCGCGCAAACACCAGCTGCTGCTGCTCGCCGACGAGATCTACGACAAGATCCTCTACGACGACGCCAAGCACATCAGCCTGGCCACCCTCGCGCCGGACTTGCTGTGCCTGACCTTCAATGGCCTGTCGAAGGCCTATCGGGTCGCCGGGTACCGGGCCGGCTGGCTCGCGATCACCGGGCCCAAGGACCACGCCGGCAGCTTCATCGAAGGAATCAGCCTGCTGGCCAACATGCGGCTGTGCCCCAACGTCCCGGCCCAGCATGCGATCCAGGTCGCCCTCGGCGGCTACCAGAGCATCGACGACCTGGTGCTGCCCGGCGGCCGGCTGCTCGAGCAGCGCGACGTCGCGTGGACGAAGCTCAACCAGATTCCGGGAGTGTCCTGCGTCAAGCCGGAGGGCGCGCTGTACGCGTTCCCACGACTGGACCCCGAGGTCTACGACATCGCCGACGACGAGCAGCTGGTCCTCGACTTGCTGCTGCAGGAGAAAATCCTGGTCGGCCAGGGCACCGGGTTCAACTGGCCGGCACCGGATCACCTGCGCATCGTGACCCTGCCCTGGGCGCGTGACCTGTCGGCCGCGATCGAGCGGCTAGGCAACTTCCTGACCGCCTATCGGCAGTAAGCAGGTTCTCTCCGCCTCTACGGTGGAGCGCGTGACCCACTCGCACTCGCACAACCTGTCGTCAGCACCGTCCCCGTTGGGGCCGCTACCCGCCAAGATCGTCGTAGGGCTGCTGGTCGCGATCGGGATAGCCGTGATCGCCGGTGCGGCGTTGTTGTGGCCGAGCCGCCAGCACGTCGACATCCCGATGCCGTACCAGAGCGCCACCGGCGGGGCGGTGACCACCGAGCGTGCACACGTGCTGTCCAGCGTGCTGGGCGACTGCGGCAGCCCGTCGGCCAGCCAGGTGCTCACCACGGCTCCGCGGCCGGGGACGCCGGGCGCGGGACGATGCGTCGAGGCAGTGGTCGCGATCGATTCGGGGCCGAATACCGGCGCGAAAACGCTGCTGGAGTTCTCCCCGGGGCCCGGACAGCCGCAATTCAAGGCCGACGATCACATCCGGGTCGTCCGGCAGGTCGACGCCCAGGGCGCCACCACGTACGCGTTCTACGACTTCGAGCGCGGGTGGTCGCTGATTGGGCTGGCCCTGGCGTTCGCGTTGGTCATTGTCGCGGTCGCACGCTGGCGCGGGTTGCTGGCGCTGGTGGGCATTGTGATTGCGTTTCTGGTGCTGGTGGTCTTCTTGCTGCCCGCGCTGCGAGACGGCGCACCCGCGGTTCCCGCGGCCCTGGTGGCGGCTGCGGCAATCCTGTATGTGGTCATTTACCTCGCGCACGGAGTCAACCTGCGCACCAGCGCCGCCCTGCTGGGCACCTTGTCGGCGTTGCTGTTGGCCGCCGGATTATCTTGGGGGGCAATCGAACTGGCGCATTTGACCGGGCTGTCGGATGAGCAGAACTCCGCGGTCAGCGCGTATCTGGGCAGTGTGTCGATCAGCGGCCTGCTGCTCGCCGGCTTCATCATTGGATCGCTGGGTGTGCTCAACGATGTCACCGTGACGCAGGCTTCGACCGTCTTCGAGCTCGCTCACATCGGCGGCGACACCTCTCGGCGGGCGATTTTCCTGAGCGCCATTCGGGTGGGGCGCGATCACATTGCCAGCACCGTCTACACGCTTGTGCTGGCGTACGCGGGCAGCTCGCTGCCGCTGCTGTTGCTGTTCAGCGTCGCCAACCGAGCACTGAGCGACGTGCTGATCAGCGAGAGCGTGGCCATCGAACTCGTGCGCTCCGCGGTCGGCGGAATCGCACTGGCCCTGTCGGTGCCGTTGACGACGGCGATCGCCGCGGTGCTGGCCAAACCGACTGGGGTCAGCCCCGTTCCAGCAGCTCCAGCAGATAGCCGCCATAGCCGGACTTGACCATGGTGCGCGAGCGGGTCGCCAGCTCGTCGTCGGTGATCCAGCCCTGCCGCCAGGCGATTTCCTCGGGGACGCCGACCTTGAGTCCCTGCCGACGTTCCAGCGTGCGGACGAAATCGCTTGCGTCCAGCAGCGAGTCGAAGGTCCCGGTGTCCAGCCACGCCGTGCCGCGGACCATCACCTCGACCGCCAGCTGGCCCCGGTTCAGATAAATCCGGTTGACGTCGGTGATCTCGTACTCGCCGCGCGCCGATGGTTGCAGTCCCTTGGCGATTTCGATCACGTCGTTGTCGTAGAAGTACAGACCCGGCACCGCGTAATTCGACTTGGGTGTCTCGGGCTTCTCCTCCAGCGACAACGCCATGCCGTCGTCGCTGAATTCGACGACACCATAGGCCGACGGGTTGGCCACCCAATACGCGAAAATTGCTCCGCCGCTGACGGATTGGAACCGGCTCAGGCTGGTACCCAGCCGTGGGCCGTAGAAGATGTTGTCCCCCAACACCAATGCGGCGCAGTCATTGCCGATGTGCTTGGCGCCGAGGACGAAAGCCTGTGCCAGACCGTCCGGTTTCTGCTGCTGGACATAACTGAGGTCGATGCCGAATTGCGAGCCGTCACCCAGGAGCCGTTGAAAGCCGTCGGCGTCGTGGGGCGTGGTGATGATCAGAATGTCGCGAATGCCGGCCATCATCAGCGTGGACAGCGGGTAGTAGATCATCGGCTTGTCGTAGACGGGCAGCAGCTGCTTGCTGATGCCCATCGTGATCGGGTGCAGGCGGGTACCCGAACCGCCGGCCAAGATGATTCCGCGCATGTAGTGACTCCTAAGCCC encodes:
- a CDS encoding YibE/F family protein codes for the protein MTHSHSHNLSSAPSPLGPLPAKIVVGLLVAIGIAVIAGAALLWPSRQHVDIPMPYQSATGGAVTTERAHVLSSVLGDCGSPSASQVLTTAPRPGTPGAGRCVEAVVAIDSGPNTGAKTLLEFSPGPGQPQFKADDHIRVVRQVDAQGATTYAFYDFERGWSLIGLALAFALVIVAVARWRGLLALVGIVIAFLVLVVFLLPALRDGAPAVPAALVAAAAILYVVIYLAHGVNLRTSAALLGTLSALLLAAGLSWGAIELAHLTGLSDEQNSAVSAYLGSVSISGLLLAGFIIGSLGVLNDVTVTQASTVFELAHIGGDTSRRAIFLSAIRVGRDHIASTVYTLVLAYAGSSLPLLLLFSVANRALSDVLISESVAIELVRSAVGGIALALSVPLTTAIAAVLAKPTGVSPVPAAPADSRHSRT
- a CDS encoding pyridoxal phosphate-dependent aminotransferase; translated protein: MDSDGTMGDVTTHQVPVHSPGHHRQRTFAQSSKLQDVLYEIRGPVHQHAARLEAEGHRILKLNIGNPAPFGFDAPDVIMRDMIQALPYAQGYSDSQGILPARRAVVTRYELVDGFPRFDVDDVFLGNGVSELITMTLQALLDNGDQVLIPSPDYPLWTASTSLAGGTPVHYLCDETQGWQPDIADMESKITERTKAVVVINPNNPTGAVYSRAVLSQIVDLARKHQLLLLADEIYDKILYDDAKHISLATLAPDLLCLTFNGLSKAYRVAGYRAGWLAITGPKDHAGSFIEGISLLANMRLCPNVPAQHAIQVALGGYQSIDDLVLPGGRLLEQRDVAWTKLNQIPGVSCVKPEGALYAFPRLDPEVYDIADDEQLVLDLLLQEKILVGQGTGFNWPAPDHLRIVTLPWARDLSAAIERLGNFLTAYRQ
- the rfbA gene encoding glucose-1-phosphate thymidylyltransferase RfbA, which produces MRGIILAGGSGTRLHPITMGISKQLLPVYDKPMIYYPLSTLMMAGIRDILIITTPHDADGFQRLLGDGSQFGIDLSYVQQQKPDGLAQAFVLGAKHIGNDCAALVLGDNIFYGPRLGTSLSRFQSVSGGAIFAYWVANPSAYGVVEFSDDGMALSLEEKPETPKSNYAVPGLYFYDNDVIEIAKGLQPSARGEYEITDVNRIYLNRGQLAVEVMVRGTAWLDTGTFDSLLDASDFVRTLERRQGLKVGVPEEIAWRQGWITDDELATRSRTMVKSGYGGYLLELLERG